In uncultured Methanobacterium sp., a genomic segment contains:
- a CDS encoding ATP-dependent helicase yields the protein MIDWETYEKLVIEHLSRKISSSDNPDQHQAISAPTDQSQFLVAGPGSGKTTVMVLKILKFIYVDDVHPSSILATTFTRKAASELRSRILSWGDEIRQVLLKDPEFIEVHTYLRRLDFNQIITGTLDSISEDVLRTHRDPGASPPVVIEEFVASGLMLRIGLFDGDKHHNDDLKDYLKKLRGTAYGLNTPEMARNLLEIKDRLYYDQVYWNQLLEYKDHPGFLLALESVACYTQYLKDHMLHDFASLEAEFLDQLEKDKLDKFTSQLKMVLVDEYQDTNLLQEKIYFQLAKHALNNNGSITVVGDDDQSLYRFRGATVDLFTLHQERIHDQLNLTPQLIYLKSNYRSTENIVKFCNQFCQLDPLFQPARVKGKPLIEPKRENDYIDFPVLGLFRDDVPTLACDLSDFIQKVLNEGYTFSHNGDDYTIQADHEKGSPADLSILMSSPLELSSSGKPRLPLLLRKYLEKRDLKVFNPRGSDLERTWQTRLLCGLILECIDPECRVQSTIEKLPHQAKHNFNQWRETAQKYLKENPEPNKPLSLDEFVTAWQTRTPIGRSKWKQDVPLIELTYQLVTWIPQLKDDVESLVYLEAVTRTIAQTGIFNSFGGEILHHDDDELNNSSVREAIWNILVPIATGAIEIDEGLLETLPDDRINIMSIHQAKGLEFPLVIVDVGSDFNKNYTAQEFKRFPREGGKPCNMEDEIRTCSPLDEPGRTSRDRAFDDLTRQYFVAYSRPQDVLLLVGLNSLKDGYETKQGPRRISNVATGWSRDGKWHWKGLDNLMMI from the coding sequence TTGATTGATTGGGAAACATACGAAAAACTAGTTATTGAACATTTATCCCGTAAAATATCCTCCTCTGATAACCCTGATCAGCACCAGGCAATCAGTGCCCCCACTGACCAATCCCAATTTTTAGTAGCAGGACCAGGCAGTGGTAAAACCACGGTAATGGTTCTAAAGATCTTAAAGTTCATCTACGTGGATGATGTTCACCCTTCCAGTATACTGGCTACAACCTTCACCAGAAAGGCAGCAAGTGAACTTAGATCCAGAATCCTTTCATGGGGAGATGAAATACGCCAAGTGCTCTTGAAGGATCCTGAATTTATCGAAGTGCATACATACCTACGTCGCCTGGACTTCAACCAGATCATAACCGGGACTCTGGACAGTATCAGTGAGGATGTGCTCCGGACCCACCGTGACCCTGGAGCATCACCGCCAGTGGTTATTGAAGAGTTTGTGGCCAGTGGTTTGATGCTCAGGATTGGATTGTTTGATGGGGATAAACACCACAACGATGACCTCAAGGATTACCTGAAAAAACTAAGGGGAACTGCCTACGGACTCAACACCCCTGAAATGGCACGGAACCTGCTGGAAATAAAGGACCGGCTCTACTATGATCAGGTATACTGGAACCAGCTTCTGGAATACAAAGACCATCCGGGATTCCTCCTGGCACTGGAATCCGTGGCCTGCTACACCCAATACCTCAAGGATCACATGCTACATGACTTTGCCTCACTGGAGGCAGAGTTCCTGGACCAGCTGGAAAAGGATAAACTGGATAAATTCACCAGTCAGCTTAAGATGGTGCTGGTGGATGAATACCAGGACACCAACCTCCTCCAGGAGAAGATTTACTTCCAGCTGGCCAAACATGCCCTGAATAATAATGGTAGCATTACGGTAGTGGGTGATGATGACCAGTCACTCTACCGGTTCCGAGGGGCTACCGTGGATCTTTTCACCCTGCACCAGGAAAGAATACATGACCAGCTTAACTTAACCCCTCAACTTATTTACCTTAAAAGCAATTACCGCTCCACCGAAAATATAGTTAAATTTTGCAACCAGTTCTGCCAGTTGGACCCATTATTCCAGCCTGCCAGAGTTAAAGGCAAACCACTCATTGAACCTAAAAGAGAAAATGATTACATAGACTTCCCAGTTTTGGGACTTTTCAGGGATGACGTTCCAACTTTAGCCTGTGATCTATCAGATTTCATCCAAAAGGTCCTGAATGAGGGATACACATTCTCCCATAACGGTGATGATTACACTATTCAGGCTGACCATGAAAAGGGCAGCCCTGCAGATTTATCCATACTCATGAGCTCACCACTGGAACTATCCTCAAGTGGTAAACCACGATTACCACTACTTCTAAGGAAATACCTGGAAAAACGTGACCTGAAAGTTTTCAATCCCCGGGGTAGTGACCTGGAACGAACCTGGCAAACTCGACTGCTCTGCGGCCTTATTCTGGAATGCATCGACCCAGAATGCAGGGTACAATCCACCATAGAAAAATTACCCCACCAGGCCAAGCACAACTTCAACCAGTGGAGAGAAACTGCCCAGAAATATTTAAAAGAAAATCCAGAACCCAACAAACCATTATCATTAGATGAATTTGTCACTGCATGGCAGACACGAACACCGATTGGTAGGAGTAAATGGAAACAGGATGTTCCTTTAATTGAACTTACCTACCAGCTGGTAACATGGATCCCCCAACTTAAGGATGATGTGGAGAGCCTGGTATATCTGGAGGCAGTAACCCGGACCATTGCCCAGACAGGTATCTTCAACAGCTTCGGTGGTGAAATTCTCCACCACGATGATGATGAACTTAACAACTCATCAGTGAGGGAGGCCATCTGGAACATACTGGTACCCATAGCCACCGGTGCCATTGAAATAGATGAGGGACTGCTGGAAACTCTGCCTGATGATAGAATCAATATCATGAGCATACACCAGGCCAAGGGACTGGAATTTCCCCTGGTCATCGTGGATGTGGGTTCAGACTTCAATAAAAACTACACAGCACAGGAGTTCAAACGCTTCCCCCGTGAGGGTGGTAAACCCTGCAATATGGAGGATGAAATCAGAACCTGCTCACCACTGGATGAACCCGGAAGAACTTCCAGGGACCGGGCCTTTGATGATCTAACCCGGCAGTACTTTGTGGCTTACAGCCGACCACAGGATGTACTTCTACTGGTGGGTTTGAACAGTTTAAAGGATGGTTATGAAACTAAACAGGGACCTAGAAGGATATCTAACGTGGCCACTGGATGGTCCAGGGATGGTAAATGGCATTGGAAAGGATTGGATAATTTGATGATGATTTAA
- a CDS encoding PD-(D/E)XK nuclease family protein: protein MSLSVRSKPYIIPEYSLTGDLLSYLTCPLQYRYQNKATLPPSMPVQLWFGNFIHGVMEEAYLRWDEHDWKEFPWDWETQIRQVELEINKRMRSRGLNSPPNLFCTFEGESDNPGLCPDNNHPHKLVASIRAEKAINTWGPHLFPLIDDAEIRLKGIRDMPHYQKDKSRSNYYGVTGIVDVLSSVQLEEATPDNLIIKYLHSNPEFKKKIENLDSYEIIVDYKGMNRPIPGSPHWLHHQWQVQTYAWLRSLQPDAKPVLVGILFYLNELERFKKDLEELKNEVKNNKTDIMPTGEDLELLLNWKTRTIPPALSESYQNLRSVRIIPIEDDSLHESLQAFDSVVGNIESNINREIAGCGIQNSWTPEPERRTCDACDFRTFCSNPAGGSKPTVP from the coding sequence ATGTCACTCTCGGTCCGAAGCAAACCCTACATAATCCCAGAATACAGCCTAACCGGCGACTTATTATCATACCTCACCTGTCCTTTACAGTACCGCTACCAGAACAAGGCCACTCTACCCCCATCCATGCCGGTTCAGTTGTGGTTTGGTAACTTCATCCACGGGGTTATGGAAGAGGCTTATCTACGCTGGGATGAACACGACTGGAAGGAATTCCCCTGGGACTGGGAAACACAGATAAGACAGGTAGAACTGGAAATAAACAAGAGAATGAGATCCAGGGGACTTAACTCCCCACCCAACCTGTTCTGCACCTTTGAAGGTGAAAGTGACAACCCTGGACTATGCCCTGACAACAACCACCCCCATAAACTGGTGGCCAGTATCCGGGCAGAAAAGGCCATTAACACCTGGGGCCCCCATCTATTCCCTCTGATTGATGATGCTGAGATACGGCTCAAGGGTATACGGGACATGCCACATTACCAGAAGGATAAAAGCCGCTCCAACTATTACGGTGTTACCGGTATTGTGGATGTTCTAAGTTCGGTCCAGCTGGAAGAAGCAACTCCAGATAACCTTATAATAAAGTATCTGCACAGTAATCCTGAATTTAAGAAAAAAATAGAAAATCTGGACTCTTACGAGATCATCGTGGATTACAAGGGTATGAACCGTCCCATCCCCGGTTCACCACACTGGTTACACCACCAGTGGCAGGTGCAGACCTATGCCTGGTTACGTTCCCTGCAGCCAGATGCTAAACCAGTACTGGTGGGAATACTATTCTACCTCAACGAACTGGAAAGATTCAAGAAGGACCTGGAGGAGCTTAAAAATGAGGTTAAAAATAATAAAACCGATATAATGCCCACTGGTGAGGATCTGGAATTACTTTTGAACTGGAAAACCAGGACCATACCCCCTGCACTTTCTGAGTCCTATCAGAACCTGCGCTCTGTCCGGATCATACCAATTGAAGATGACTCTCTCCATGAGTCGTTGCAGGCATTTGACAGTGTGGTGGGGAATATTGAAAGTAACATTAACCGTGAAATTGCTGGATGTGGAATCCAGAATTCTTGGACTCCTGAGCCAGAAAGAAGAACCTGTGATGCCTGTGACTTTAGAACTTTCTGCTCTAACCCTGCAGGGGGTAGTAAACCCACTGTACCCTAA
- a CDS encoding DUF1156 domain-containing protein, with protein sequence MDLISAETRKEKDGRPPLFGIHHWWNRTPLTLSRAMVLAALLPEEFPLNEFESLIGLEESKVTGSDENPAGKLEKPQKRSYNHNLTKEEVQRLKRIYQDDVGVGRPLILDPFSGAGSIPFESLKIGCDVLSGDYSPLACLIQQATIGYPARYSKKLWLDLDETFKNIIGEAFDSLKEFYPQNNGQDVATYLHAWVVRCPVCGFRNPLVSQWWLAKRRKKRIYLDYTIDKDQIKFTIKTEGTPPKGNISGGQAHCLKCDETLSGDYILREIMQNEDEMLLATVTLGENGKKYSLPTSEDLKAMEEAREISKDIDDYIHIQDLLPLDEIPDDIRGKHNVKPYLKYWHKLLNPRQKILFSNLIESIKEYSDSENCNTKKSNSKHGNANKRDLKHSASLTEETAYTRAVITYLAFMVGKHINRNCRSTRYNRKLENITGTVSQSGIPLLWDHTETNPFVTSSGSLMVIKDEILKGLEYSENSILKSSNILKNSVHNPIKDGVKSSIHNPSTGGQESSIHNSSAGRLEIRNESILQSNFKSPLIVTHIPYQDDVQYAEMSDFFYVFEKSALDRCSDLPSESPKTEDLSISGIRSTEYFHYLFQESLQKLHSMLTDDGLLVLYFQQENFKSWEHLLGVLLESGFMITALWPIHTQQPRNPILADYASFKSSLIVVARKSKVNLERKGNTNGERKSNNNSTINDNNSCEMFSIENLIKKVDPESMESQIKEFWDYGLRGTDLTISLAGYILSQYNDFSREIPSIKRLSDGETNPNNGNLNFVDLLTVSQQKIVNWVLKQFTTDYEDMDAPTRFYLFCRLNGLDGMSVDTANLILKTLDLNLETIKRAGFIKMIKKGRKKGLKILQFHERLDINIEYQIDAAHIAFNLYEMVGISKVQSFLKKNPDKNYVNIISTLSKIGFDDLEQELADGIINSRDVKEKSLRDSLI encoded by the coding sequence CTGGACTTAATCAGTGCCGAAACACGGAAAGAAAAAGATGGCCGTCCACCCCTTTTTGGCATACATCACTGGTGGAACCGTACACCATTAACCCTCTCCAGGGCCATGGTCCTGGCAGCACTCTTACCAGAAGAATTCCCCCTCAATGAATTTGAATCTTTAATAGGACTAGAAGAGTCTAAAGTGACCGGATCGGATGAAAATCCAGCGGGAAAACTAGAAAAACCTCAAAAAAGATCTTACAATCATAATTTAACCAAGGAAGAGGTTCAAAGATTAAAAAGAATTTATCAAGATGATGTGGGTGTTGGTAGGCCCCTAATTTTAGATCCATTTAGTGGGGCGGGTAGTATTCCCTTTGAGTCCCTTAAGATTGGATGTGATGTTTTATCTGGTGATTACAGCCCCCTGGCCTGTTTAATCCAGCAGGCCACCATCGGGTACCCTGCCAGATACAGTAAGAAACTGTGGCTGGATCTGGATGAAACTTTTAAAAACATAATTGGAGAAGCCTTTGATTCTCTTAAAGAATTTTACCCCCAGAACAATGGCCAGGATGTGGCAACCTACCTCCATGCATGGGTTGTCCGTTGCCCTGTGTGTGGTTTTCGAAATCCCCTGGTAAGCCAGTGGTGGCTGGCAAAGCGGCGTAAAAAAAGAATATATCTAGACTACACCATTGATAAAGACCAGATAAAATTCACAATTAAAACAGAAGGCACACCACCAAAGGGTAATATATCTGGTGGACAGGCGCACTGCCTTAAATGTGACGAAACCTTAAGCGGGGATTATATTCTCCGTGAAATAATGCAAAATGAGGATGAAATGCTCCTGGCCACTGTCACCTTAGGGGAAAATGGTAAAAAGTACTCATTACCCACCAGTGAAGATTTGAAAGCTATGGAAGAGGCCAGGGAAATTAGTAAAGATATTGATGATTACATTCATATCCAGGATTTACTCCCACTGGATGAAATTCCCGATGATATTAGGGGAAAACACAACGTTAAACCTTACCTCAAGTACTGGCACAAACTCCTGAATCCCCGGCAAAAAATATTGTTCAGCAATCTTATTGAATCCATCAAAGAATACAGTGATTCTGAAAACTGTAATACCAAAAAAAGTAACTCCAAACACGGTAATGCCAACAAAAGGGACCTCAAACACAGTGCCTCGCTAACTGAGGAAACAGCTTACACCAGAGCGGTGATAACTTACCTTGCATTTATGGTGGGTAAACATATTAACCGGAACTGCAGGTCTACCCGGTACAACAGGAAACTGGAAAACATCACTGGAACAGTTTCACAATCTGGAATTCCTTTACTGTGGGACCACACAGAAACAAATCCATTTGTAACAAGTTCAGGCAGTTTAATGGTAATAAAAGATGAAATCTTAAAGGGTCTGGAGTACTCAGAAAACAGCATACTTAAAAGTTCAAATATCCTTAAAAATTCAGTCCATAACCCCATTAAAGATGGTGTCAAAAGTTCAATCCATAACCCCAGTACAGGAGGTCAGGAAAGTTCAATCCATAACTCCAGTGCAGGACGTCTGGAAATCAGGAATGAGTCCATTCTCCAATCAAACTTCAAATCACCACTGATTGTAACCCACATACCCTATCAGGATGATGTGCAGTATGCAGAGATGAGTGATTTCTTCTATGTTTTTGAAAAATCTGCCCTGGATCGTTGCAGTGATCTGCCCTCAGAATCCCCAAAAACCGAGGATCTTTCCATCAGTGGAATTAGGTCCACCGAATACTTCCACTACCTATTTCAGGAATCATTACAAAAACTCCATTCCATGCTTACTGATGATGGATTACTGGTTCTTTATTTCCAACAGGAAAACTTTAAATCATGGGAACATCTTTTAGGGGTGTTGTTGGAATCTGGTTTCATGATAACCGCCCTCTGGCCCATCCACACCCAGCAACCCAGAAATCCCATACTTGCAGATTATGCTTCTTTTAAATCATCCCTGATTGTGGTGGCCCGGAAAAGTAAGGTAAACCTTGAAAGAAAAGGTAACACCAATGGTGAAAGAAAAAGTAACAACAACAGTACAATAAACGATAACAACAGCTGTGAAATGTTTTCCATTGAAAATCTTATTAAAAAGGTGGATCCTGAATCCATGGAAAGCCAGATCAAAGAATTCTGGGATTATGGTCTCCGGGGAACAGACCTCACTATTTCCTTGGCAGGATACATTTTAAGCCAGTATAATGATTTTTCTCGAGAAATTCCATCAATAAAGAGATTAAGCGATGGAGAAACTAATCCCAATAATGGAAATCTTAATTTTGTTGATTTGTTAACTGTTTCTCAACAAAAAATCGTGAACTGGGTTCTCAAACAATTCACAACAGATTATGAGGATATGGATGCACCCACCAGGTTTTACCTCTTCTGCCGGCTGAACGGACTGGATGGAATGTCTGTGGACACTGCTAATTTAATACTCAAAACACTGGATCTGAATCTGGAAACTATTAAAAGAGCCGGATTTATCAAGATGATTAAAAAAGGTCGAAAGAAGGGATTAAAGATACTCCAATTCCATGAAAGGCTGGATATAAACATTGAATACCAGATTGATGCTGCCCATATAGCCTTCAATCTTTATGAGATGGTGGGAATCAGTAAGGTTCAATCATTCCTCAAAAAGAATCCGGATAAAAACTATGTTAATATCATTTCCACCCTTTCAAAAATAGGATTTGACGATCTAGAACAGGAACTGGCAGATGGTATCATAAATTCCCGAGATGTCAAAGAAAAAAGCCTAAGAGATTCACTTATTTAG
- a CDS encoding type II toxin-antitoxin system HicA family toxin produces MKFPKDAPLRKVLKTFEKLGYQTVRSGNHIAMVRNNPDGSRTPLTLPAHDKIKGSTLRIICRQSGISRKEFLEIYDKI; encoded by the coding sequence ATGAAGTTTCCTAAAGATGCCCCACTACGTAAAGTACTGAAAACTTTTGAAAAATTAGGATACCAGACTGTTCGATCAGGAAATCATATTGCAATGGTTAGAAATAATCCTGATGGAAGTCGTACACCCCTAACATTACCCGCTCACGATAAAATAAAGGGATCTACACTTAGAATTATTTGTAGACAATCAGGAATATCCAGAAAAGAGTTTTTGGAGATTTATGATAAAATTTAA